One region of Leptolyngbya sp. NIES-3755 genomic DNA includes:
- a CDS encoding amino acid adenylation domain-containing protein (similar to AA sequence:cyanobase_aa:Npun_CR072) has translation MSNADRIANLSPEQLAKLTQRLQQSRQERSRIQPQPRTGNAFPLSFAQQRLWFLHQLYPEIPLYNVPAAVDLKGPLQVPGLQQSLTALCQRHEGLRTNFTVLETGEPMQVIQPAASWDLPLVDLQSLPPSEQDAAVQQLTTEEAQRPFDLAQGPLLRTTLLKLDAETHILLLNLHHIVADGWSLEIFVRELALLYEAVLDGKPSPLPDLPIQYVDFALWQRQWLQKNLEQHLSYGKQQLADAPAVLPLPCDRPRPPVQNFQGAVQAVHLSRSLIQPLRSLGQQHGATLFMTLLAAFKTLLYRYTDQADILIGAPVANRNRAETEALMGVLVNPLVLRTNLEGNPTFLELLQRVRSVVLEASHHQDLPFEKLVEVVQPERSLSHAPLLQVMFTLQTAPIAAQRCGGLILKPRPLHTGTTQFDWVMNLLETAEGVEGWIEYRTDIFDAATMRRMVDHFQTLLTGIVANPHQQLSQLPLLTELERHQLLETWTQTQTDYPQVCLHHWVERQAQQRPDAIAALWNEQFLSYRELNDRANQLAHFLQSWGVSPDQLIGICLERSLEMLIAILAVLKAGGAYLPLDPDYPSDRLAFMLSDAPVVGLVTQSHLQSRLPSYSGSIVCLDADWSAIADYPNSNPASSVTPGHLAYVIYTSGSTGQPKGVLLTHRGLANLSQAQQQTFRLSPDSRILQFASFNFDASVWELVMAWRSGATLYLGRADQRLPGSPLQQFLQTHAITHATLPPSALAALSPSHLPALHTLIVAGEACPSALVSTWAVGRQFFNAYGPTETTVCATVAECTATDATPSIGRAIANTQTYVLDRHRQPVPIGVIGELYLGSVGLARGYLGRSDLTAQVFLPNPFSSVAGARLYKTGDLVRYRADGRLEFIGRADQQVKWRGFRIELGEVEAALQKHPAVQEAVVILRQDPAQLVAYVVPEPDADLTSSSLRRDLLQQLPDYLVPSVCVLLEALPLNSNGKVDRRALPAPDATPAESSSVPPRTATEAALVEIWAQVLGRTSIDIHDNFFELGGHSLLVAQVIARVQATLRVEVPLRRLFELPTIAGFAESLEAEQAIVQSFQPITPIPRSGVLPLSFAQQRIWFLQQLEPSNPVYNIPTMLHLSGSLNLSALEQSFNALVQRHEVLRTSIATVDGQPQAVIHPPFSFNLPVVDLQALPANQQKTETQRLAAEAAQHAFDLKQVPLLRVTIGQLQPTEHLLFVTLHHLIGDVWSAQILVQELAVLYDAFCHNRPAPLPELSIQYVDFADWQRRWLQEDVLQTQLAYWRQQLHNPPTLLPLPLDRPRPAVQSFRGKTQRMQLQPPLKQALQQLGQQHGATLFMTLLAAFATLLSRYTQQTDILIGTPIANRHHPGLANLIGCFLNTLALRTDLSGNPQFSQVLAQVRETALKAYAHQDVPFEQVIETLNLERQTSHTPLVQVMLSVHPAIAPLETSGLTLTPQASVTNTAKFDLTLVFSDSEEGLLGALEYNTDLFDDSTIARLLKHFQTLLEGIVAAPEQRLSELPLLTPEERHTLLVKWNQTATEIPDWCLHEWVEAQVQQTPEAIALRFHDSSFTYATLNQRANHLAYHLQQAGVGSETRVGLFLGRSPDLVIALLAVLKAGGTYVPLDPGYPVDRLVFILDNAQVAVLLTDTSFETALPFAGRVLPLDQVWSDGSSRSPLPCSITPAHLAYILYTSGSTGRPKGVQIPHRAVVNFLHSMQQDLGIQSEDVLLSVTSLSFDIAVLELLLPLIVGATVELVDRATAVDGQRLSEALTRAQATFMQATPATWRLLLEAGWSGSSTLTMLCGGEALTPNLAAQLLLRGAALWNLYGPTETTIWSTRHHLKDPNDAAVIGQPIANTQLYILDEQQQSVPIGVVGELYIGGAGLARGYVGRADLTAERFVLDRFSAVPGRRLYRTGDRVKYRADGNVEYVGRVDYQVKLRGFRIELGEIEAVLAQHPQVRQTIVLIAGEAHPHLLAFVVLNDPAIAAIALREFLKARLPEYMVPSEFRVLESFPLTPNRKIDRRALATLQPVRSEAAEIVVAPRDRVESTIAEIWQQVLGVESVGIDANFFERGGHSLLATQVISRIRESFQVELPLRCLFESPTIAALAEEVRSQIQTTPEYSIPPIEPILQRNNLPLSFAQERLWFLEQLQPGDFAYNMPIALRLNGSLNVAILEQSLNTIVQRHEILRTTFAIVNGKPVQVIASTQTVKVSIVDLSSLEPTQRNLELQQLIIEAARLPFDLAQGPLMQSTLLRLSESEHVALLNLHHIVSDGWSLGVLVQELTACYNALLAGNPAPLPALPIQYADFALWQRQWLQGEVMQRQMSYWQRKLAGLPQLKLPIDPPQSTPTAPGAIATFTFPPSLSTALKNLSRQADATLFMTLLAAFQTLLHRYSGAEDIVIGTDVANRNHAEVEPLIGFFVNLLVIRTNLSGNPSFRNLLRQVRTVTLEAYAHQDLPFSRLVDALRLDRRSHTPLFQVLFVLQNAPMPPLKLSGLTATPLAVETGAAKFDLALFMEDTDQGTVGTWNYRTDLFRPDTIATLSQQFETLLNSIVAQPDTPVDDLPLYTDAEKAQKAIAQKQRKLENLKRFKQTAPKAISLSQGELIKTRVLQSYSPLPLVAEPAIESLDVADWARENRTWIETQLLQHGGILFRGFQVPSAQAFEQVAQAICPELFEEYGDLPRAGISGKVYGSTPYPADKSILFHNESSHLHRYPMKIWFYCVQPAEQGGETPIVDCRQMYQHLSPAVRDRLLEKQLMYVRNYTKGLDVSWQDFFHTRDRTVVEAYCRQAGIEFEWLNHDGLRTRQIRPAIVQHPKTQEWVFFNQLQLHHLSFLDLPVQASLLDLFGAETLPRQVYYGDGSEIEVSVLTEIQELYQQLKQQFTWQSGDILMLDNLLVAHGRNPYVGFRKIVVAMGEMNVDRFPSAGQT, from the coding sequence ATGAGTAACGCCGATCGAATTGCTAATCTATCGCCGGAGCAACTGGCGAAACTGACTCAGCGGCTTCAGCAAAGTCGGCAGGAGCGATCGCGAATTCAGCCCCAACCCCGAACAGGTAATGCTTTTCCGTTGTCGTTTGCTCAGCAGCGATTGTGGTTTCTGCATCAACTTTATCCAGAAATTCCGCTCTATAACGTGCCCGCAGCAGTAGATCTTAAGGGTCCGCTACAAGTGCCTGGTTTGCAGCAAAGTCTGACCGCACTCTGCCAGCGCCACGAAGGGTTGCGAACGAATTTTACCGTATTGGAAACTGGGGAACCGATGCAGGTAATTCAACCTGCTGCATCCTGGGATCTCCCACTGGTAGATTTACAATCTCTGCCACCGTCTGAGCAGGATGCAGCAGTGCAACAGTTGACGACTGAGGAAGCACAACGTCCGTTTGATCTAGCGCAGGGTCCACTGCTGCGGACGACTCTACTAAAGCTGGACGCAGAGACGCATATTCTGCTGCTCAACTTGCATCACATCGTGGCGGATGGTTGGTCGCTGGAAATTTTCGTCCGAGAACTGGCGCTACTATACGAAGCAGTTCTGGACGGGAAGCCCTCACCACTGCCAGATCTGCCGATTCAATATGTCGATTTTGCCTTGTGGCAGCGGCAGTGGTTGCAGAAGAATCTGGAGCAGCATTTATCCTACGGCAAGCAGCAACTCGCGGACGCTCCGGCTGTCCTGCCGCTCCCCTGCGATCGTCCGCGTCCCCCAGTGCAAAACTTCCAGGGAGCCGTGCAAGCGGTGCATCTCTCTAGGTCGCTGATCCAACCCTTACGATCGCTGGGACAGCAACACGGGGCAACCCTGTTTATGACGCTGCTGGCAGCCTTCAAAACGCTACTCTATCGCTACACTGATCAAGCCGATATTTTGATCGGCGCTCCGGTGGCAAACCGCAATCGCGCTGAGACGGAAGCCCTGATGGGGGTGCTAGTGAATCCGCTGGTGCTGCGAACTAACCTTGAGGGCAATCCCACGTTTCTGGAACTGCTGCAACGAGTGCGATCGGTTGTCCTGGAAGCTAGCCACCATCAAGATTTGCCGTTTGAAAAACTGGTGGAGGTGGTGCAACCGGAGCGGAGCCTCAGTCATGCGCCGCTGCTTCAGGTGATGTTTACCCTGCAAACTGCTCCGATCGCCGCGCAGAGGTGTGGTGGATTGATTTTGAAACCGCGCCCTCTGCACACAGGAACGACGCAATTTGATTGGGTGATGAACCTGCTAGAGACAGCCGAGGGCGTTGAAGGCTGGATTGAATACCGCACCGACATTTTTGATGCCGCAACGATGCGCCGCATGGTGGATCACTTTCAAACGCTTCTGACTGGAATTGTGGCAAACCCTCATCAGCAGCTTTCTCAGTTGCCACTTTTAACCGAATTAGAGCGACATCAGCTATTAGAAACCTGGACTCAAACTCAGACGGACTATCCGCAGGTGTGTTTGCATCACTGGGTCGAAAGGCAGGCACAACAGCGCCCAGACGCGATCGCTGCTCTATGGAACGAGCAATTTCTTAGCTACAGGGAACTAAACGATCGGGCAAATCAGCTTGCTCACTTCCTTCAAAGTTGGGGAGTCAGTCCCGATCAACTGATAGGAATTTGCCTGGAACGGTCTCTAGAAATGCTGATTGCGATCCTGGCAGTTCTCAAAGCTGGGGGCGCTTACCTGCCGCTTGATCCTGACTACCCTAGCGATCGATTAGCGTTCATGCTGTCTGATGCTCCAGTTGTTGGCTTAGTCACCCAGAGCCATCTGCAAAGTCGATTGCCGTCTTACTCAGGTTCGATCGTCTGCCTTGATGCAGATTGGAGCGCGATCGCCGACTATCCCAACAGCAATCCTGCTAGTTCCGTCACGCCCGGTCATCTAGCTTACGTCATCTACACTTCTGGTTCTACCGGACAGCCGAAAGGCGTACTGCTGACTCATCGGGGATTAGCAAACCTGAGTCAGGCGCAACAGCAAACCTTTCGCTTATCACCAGACAGCCGCATTCTGCAATTTGCCTCGTTCAACTTCGATGCGTCGGTGTGGGAACTGGTGATGGCATGGCGATCGGGAGCTACTCTGTATCTAGGTCGTGCTGATCAACGATTGCCCGGTTCCCCGTTGCAGCAGTTTTTACAAACCCACGCTATCACCCACGCAACACTGCCCCCGTCTGCTCTCGCTGCTCTGTCTCCGTCCCATTTGCCTGCTCTACACACGCTGATTGTGGCGGGAGAAGCCTGCCCATCGGCGTTAGTTTCCACTTGGGCAGTGGGGCGGCAATTTTTCAACGCCTATGGTCCGACCGAAACGACCGTATGCGCTACGGTAGCGGAATGCACGGCAACAGATGCAACTCCCTCGATCGGGCGTGCCATTGCCAATACTCAAACTTACGTGCTGGACCGTCACAGACAGCCCGTGCCAATCGGTGTAATCGGTGAACTGTATCTCGGCAGCGTCGGGCTGGCGCGGGGATATTTGGGGCGATCGGATCTGACGGCTCAGGTGTTTCTGCCCAATCCGTTCAGTTCTGTGGCAGGTGCTCGCTTGTACAAAACTGGAGATTTAGTGCGCTACCGCGCTGATGGCAGACTGGAATTTATCGGACGTGCAGATCAACAGGTGAAATGGCGCGGCTTTCGCATTGAACTGGGAGAGGTGGAAGCAGCGCTACAAAAGCATCCTGCGGTTCAAGAAGCCGTGGTGATTCTGCGGCAAGATCCCGCCCAACTGGTTGCCTACGTTGTGCCGGAACCTGACGCAGATCTGACTTCCAGCAGCTTACGGCGTGATCTGCTGCAACAACTACCCGACTATTTGGTGCCCTCTGTTTGCGTGCTGCTGGAGGCTCTGCCGCTCAATTCAAATGGTAAAGTCGATCGTCGCGCCCTTCCTGCTCCGGATGCCACGCCTGCGGAAAGTTCCTCTGTGCCACCCCGTACTGCCACAGAAGCAGCTTTGGTTGAAATTTGGGCGCAGGTCTTGGGGCGCACGTCGATCGACATTCACGATAACTTTTTTGAATTGGGCGGACATTCACTGCTGGTAGCTCAGGTGATTGCACGAGTGCAAGCTACCTTGCGGGTGGAAGTTCCGCTGCGTCGCCTGTTTGAGTTGCCAACGATCGCAGGATTTGCGGAAAGCTTAGAAGCGGAGCAGGCGATTGTTCAGTCGTTCCAGCCAATTACTCCCATTCCCCGCAGTGGAGTCTTACCCCTCTCCTTTGCCCAGCAGCGGATCTGGTTTTTGCAGCAGTTGGAACCTAGTAATCCCGTTTACAACATACCCACTATGCTGCATTTGAGCGGTTCCCTGAATCTGTCCGCCTTGGAGCAGAGTTTTAACGCCCTCGTGCAGCGGCATGAAGTCTTGCGAACCAGTATTGCAACAGTAGATGGACAGCCCCAGGCAGTGATTCACCCACCGTTCAGCTTCAATCTGCCCGTTGTCGATCTGCAAGCACTTCCAGCTAACCAGCAGAAAACTGAGACGCAACGACTAGCGGCAGAGGCAGCGCAACACGCCTTTGACCTAAAGCAGGTTCCTCTGTTGCGGGTGACGATCGGGCAACTCCAGCCAACTGAACACCTGCTGTTTGTCACCCTGCATCACCTAATTGGAGATGTCTGGTCTGCACAAATTCTGGTGCAGGAACTGGCAGTTCTCTACGATGCCTTCTGCCACAACAGACCTGCTCCACTACCAGAACTCTCAATTCAGTACGTTGATTTTGCTGACTGGCAGCGGCGCTGGTTACAAGAAGACGTACTACAAACCCAGTTAGCGTACTGGCGGCAGCAATTGCACAATCCCCCTACTCTGCTCCCGCTCCCGCTCGATCGCCCCCGTCCAGCCGTTCAGAGCTTTCGGGGCAAAACTCAGCGGATGCAACTGCAACCTCCGCTCAAACAGGCACTCCAGCAATTAGGACAACAGCATGGAGCAACGCTATTCATGACCTTGCTGGCAGCATTTGCCACGTTGCTGTCTCGCTACACGCAGCAAACCGATATTTTAATTGGCACCCCGATCGCGAATCGTCATCATCCAGGGCTTGCCAATCTAATTGGCTGCTTCCTCAATACACTGGCACTCCGCACCGATTTGTCAGGCAATCCTCAATTTTCTCAGGTGCTTGCTCAGGTGCGTGAAACGGCGCTGAAAGCCTATGCCCACCAGGATGTGCCGTTTGAGCAAGTGATCGAGACACTGAACCTGGAGCGCCAGACCAGCCATACGCCGTTGGTGCAAGTGATGCTGAGTGTACATCCAGCGATCGCGCCTCTCGAAACTTCTGGCTTAACCTTGACTCCGCAAGCGAGTGTAACGAACACCGCAAAGTTTGACCTGACTCTGGTGTTTAGCGACTCGGAGGAAGGACTGCTGGGGGCACTGGAGTACAACACCGACTTGTTCGATGACAGCACGATCGCGCGGCTACTAAAACATTTTCAGACTTTGCTAGAAGGAATCGTGGCAGCCCCAGAGCAGCGCCTTTCAGAGTTGCCGCTGCTCACGCCGGAAGAGCGTCACACGCTGCTGGTGAAATGGAACCAGACTGCTACAGAGATTCCCGATTGGTGCTTGCATGAATGGGTAGAAGCGCAAGTGCAACAAACCCCAGAAGCGATCGCCCTCCGCTTCCACGACTCCTCCTTCACTTACGCCACCCTCAATCAGCGTGCTAATCACCTCGCTTATCATCTACAACAGGCAGGAGTTGGCAGCGAAACCCGCGTCGGTCTGTTCCTGGGGCGCTCCCCTGACCTCGTAATTGCCCTCCTTGCCGTTCTCAAGGCAGGCGGCACCTATGTTCCCCTCGACCCAGGTTATCCGGTCGATCGACTTGTCTTCATCCTGGACAATGCTCAGGTTGCCGTACTGCTGACCGACACAAGCTTCGAGACTGCCTTACCTTTTGCAGGTCGGGTGCTGCCACTCGATCAAGTCTGGAGTGATGGCTCATCTCGATCACCCCTACCCTGCTCGATCACTCCCGCACATCTGGCATACATCCTCTATACCTCTGGCTCTACTGGCAGACCAAAAGGCGTGCAGATTCCCCACCGCGCTGTGGTCAACTTCCTTCACTCCATGCAGCAGGACTTAGGCATTCAATCAGAGGATGTACTGCTATCGGTCACTTCGCTCTCGTTTGACATCGCAGTACTGGAGTTACTTCTGCCACTAATCGTTGGGGCAACGGTGGAACTGGTAGACCGAGCTACGGCAGTCGATGGTCAGCGCTTGTCAGAAGCCCTAACTCGCGCTCAAGCTACTTTTATGCAAGCCACTCCTGCTACATGGCGACTGCTGCTGGAAGCGGGTTGGTCGGGCAGTTCAACGCTGACGATGCTGTGTGGCGGTGAAGCTCTCACTCCCAACCTCGCAGCACAGTTGTTGCTACGCGGTGCCGCACTCTGGAATCTTTACGGTCCCACTGAAACCACCATCTGGTCTACTCGTCATCATCTCAAAGACCCCAACGATGCAGCGGTGATAGGACAGCCGATCGCCAACACACAACTCTACATCCTTGATGAGCAGCAGCAGTCTGTCCCAATCGGAGTGGTGGGAGAACTGTACATCGGGGGTGCAGGACTGGCACGGGGGTACGTCGGACGAGCCGACTTGACGGCAGAGCGATTTGTACTGGATAGATTCAGTGCAGTTCCAGGAAGACGGTTGTATCGAACGGGAGACCGAGTGAAGTATCGAGCGGATGGCAACGTCGAGTATGTGGGGCGGGTGGACTATCAGGTGAAGCTGCGGGGATTTCGGATTGAGTTGGGTGAGATTGAAGCTGTACTAGCTCAGCATCCTCAAGTGCGGCAGACTATCGTCCTGATTGCTGGAGAAGCTCATCCGCACCTTTTGGCGTTTGTTGTGCTAAATGATCCAGCGATCGCCGCGATCGCCTTACGGGAATTTCTCAAAGCGAGGCTACCAGAATACATGGTGCCCAGCGAATTCCGGGTGCTGGAATCGTTTCCCCTGACTCCGAATCGTAAAATCGATCGACGGGCATTAGCAACTCTACAACCTGTCCGATCCGAGGCAGCCGAGATTGTTGTGGCACCCCGCGATCGCGTCGAGTCCACGATCGCGGAGATCTGGCAGCAGGTACTTGGCGTGGAGTCGGTTGGCATAGATGCCAATTTCTTTGAACGCGGCGGTCACTCCCTGCTTGCTACGCAGGTGATCTCCCGCATTCGGGAATCGTTTCAAGTCGAACTTCCGCTTCGTTGCCTGTTTGAATCTCCCACTATTGCAGCCCTAGCAGAGGAAGTGCGATCGCAGATCCAAACAACTCCAGAGTATTCTATCCCACCGATCGAACCCATTCTCCAACGAAACAATTTGCCGCTATCATTTGCTCAGGAGCGACTGTGGTTTCTAGAGCAATTGCAACCAGGCGATTTCGCTTATAATATGCCGATCGCTTTACGCTTGAATGGTTCCTTGAATGTCGCCATCCTGGAGCAGAGCTTAAATACGATTGTGCAGCGCCATGAAATTTTGCGAACCACATTTGCGATCGTCAATGGCAAACCTGTTCAAGTCATTGCTTCCACACAGACAGTAAAAGTTTCCATTGTTGATCTCAGTAGCTTGGAGCCGACACAACGAAATCTGGAGCTACAGCAATTAATAATCGAAGCGGCTCGTCTCCCCTTCGATCTAGCGCAAGGTCCATTAATGCAGAGTACGCTGCTGCGACTGTCGGAGTCTGAGCATGTGGCGCTGTTGAACCTCCACCATATTGTTTCAGATGGCTGGTCACTGGGGGTGCTGGTGCAAGAATTGACCGCTTGCTACAACGCCTTGCTTGCGGGAAATCCCGCTCCACTGCCAGCCCTACCCATTCAGTACGCCGATTTTGCCCTGTGGCAGCGGCAATGGTTGCAGGGAGAAGTGATGCAGCGGCAGATGTCCTACTGGCAGCGGAAATTGGCTGGACTGCCCCAACTGAAGCTACCGATCGATCCGCCCCAATCCACTCCGACTGCTCCAGGCGCGATCGCCACTTTTACCTTTCCGCCCAGTTTGTCTACAGCGCTAAAAAATTTGAGTCGTCAAGCAGACGCAACGTTGTTCATGACGCTGCTGGCAGCTTTTCAAACGTTGCTTCATCGTTACAGCGGAGCAGAAGATATCGTCATTGGCACCGATGTAGCAAACCGCAACCATGCTGAAGTCGAGCCGTTAATTGGTTTCTTCGTTAATTTGCTGGTGATCCGAACGAATCTTTCCGGAAATCCCAGTTTTAGAAACTTGCTGCGACAGGTGCGGACGGTGACGCTCGAAGCCTATGCCCATCAGGATTTACCATTTTCTCGCTTGGTGGATGCGTTACGTCTCGATCGCCGCAGCCACACGCCCCTGTTTCAGGTTTTGTTTGTTTTGCAAAATGCTCCTATGCCGCCGCTAAAGTTGTCTGGATTAACCGCAACGCCTCTAGCGGTTGAAACAGGAGCCGCTAAATTCGATTTGGCATTGTTTATGGAAGATACGGATCAGGGAACTGTCGGCACCTGGAACTACCGCACAGATTTGTTTCGTCCAGACACGATCGCAACTTTATCCCAACAGTTTGAAACCTTGCTCAACAGTATTGTGGCTCAACCCGATACACCTGTAGACGATTTGCCCCTGTATACCGATGCCGAAAAAGCGCAAAAAGCCATTGCTCAAAAACAACGAAAGCTAGAGAACTTGAAGAGATTTAAGCAAACCGCGCCGAAAGCGATCAGCCTGTCGCAAGGAGAACTGATTAAAACGCGAGTGTTGCAATCTTATTCTCCGCTGCCGCTAGTGGCAGAACCCGCGATCGAGTCTTTAGACGTAGCAGATTGGGCAAGGGAAAATCGTACCTGGATTGAAACGCAGCTATTGCAGCATGGAGGCATTCTATTTCGGGGATTTCAGGTTCCATCGGCTCAGGCGTTTGAGCAGGTTGCTCAAGCAATTTGCCCAGAGTTATTTGAAGAGTACGGCGATTTACCCAGAGCAGGCATTAGTGGAAAAGTATACGGCTCCACTCCCTATCCTGCTGATAAATCGATTTTGTTTCACAACGAAAGCTCTCACCTGCATCGCTATCCGATGAAAATTTGGTTTTACTGTGTGCAGCCTGCTGAGCAAGGAGGAGAAACCCCGATCGTCGATTGTCGGCAGATGTATCAGCATCTCAGCCCAGCAGTCCGCGATCGATTGTTAGAGAAGCAACTGATGTACGTCCGCAACTATACAAAAGGATTAGATGTAAGCTGGCAAGATTTCTTCCACACCCGCGATCGAACGGTTGTTGAAGCCTACTGTCGCCAAGCAGGAATTGAGTTTGAATGGCTAAACCATGACGGTTTAAGAACTCGTCAAATTCGACCTGCGATCGTCCAGCATCCGAAGACTCAGGAGTGGGTCTTTTTCAATCAATTACAACTACATCATCTGTCGTTTTTAGATCTACCCGTTCAGGCATCTCTGCTAGATTTATTTGGTGCAGAAACTTTACCTCGTCAGGTTTATTACGGCGATGGATCTGAAATTGAAGTGTCCGTTTTAACGGAAATTCAAGAACTTTATCAACAGTTAAAGCAGCAGTTTACGTGGCAATCAGGAGACATTTTGATGCTGGATAATCTGCTGGTTGCTCATGGGCGCAATCCTTATGTTGGGTTCCGCAAAATTGTTGTGGCAATGGGAGAAATGAACGTCGATCGCTTCCCATCCGCTGGTCAAACCTAA